The Primulina tabacum isolate GXHZ01 chromosome 16, ASM2559414v2, whole genome shotgun sequence genome window below encodes:
- the LOC142528789 gene encoding protein FLC EXPRESSOR-like, whose amino-acid sequence MTWAPESVSAGMAARNHSQRHIADESRRLHHHGRVSLQELHLLEERIAAQSREIQTLLHDNQRLAVTHVALKQEFISAEQDVRHLSATAASVKSERDAQVREVYNRSLRLEEEARFVDGIPPELDRIRADIQELRGERKELSEKLRDIDEDLARTNSELMELPALRAEIEVLYKEIQRGRGAIEYERKMRAKNCQLSEIMEKHMISMTHEAEKLRSELANAGRRAMEGASVVMASATPGPAYAAQYGNLEAGYGENSRSDPNAFHQSSVAATPPFDHAAESHAPPPDPYGVQGQHVHGLSFEGAQ is encoded by the exons ATGACATGGGCACCAGAGAGTGTTTCTGCAGGCATGGCTGCACGAAATCACAGCCAACGGCACATAGCCGATGAATCTCGTCGTCTCCACCACCACGGTCGCGTCTCTTTGCAGGAGCTCCATCTACTCGAGGAGCGCATCGCTGCTCAGAGCCGAGAAATCCAAACTCTCCTCCACGACAACCAACGCCTTGCCGTCACCCACGTGGCGCTCAAGCAAGAGTTTATCAGCGCCGAGCAGGACGTCCGCCACTTGTCAGCCACGGCGGCTTCTGTCAAGTCCGAAAGGGATGCTCAGGTGCGCGAGGTATACAACCGTTCCTTAAGATTGGAGGAAGAGGCACGTTTCGTTGACGGGATCCCCCCTGAACTCGACAGGATTCGGGCCGATATTCAGGAACTACGGGGCGAGCGTAAGGAGCTGTCCGAGAAGCTGAGGGATATCGATGAGGATCTTGCGAGGACTAATTCTGAATTGATGGAATTGCCAGCCCTCAGGGCTGAGATTGAAGTTTTGTACAAGGAAATACAAAGAGGAAG GGGTGCGATTGAGTATGAAAGAAAGATGCGTGCCAAAAACTGTCAACTAAGTGAAATAATGGAGAAGCACATGATATCTATGACTCATGAAGCAGAGAAACTGCGTTCTGAACTTGCAAATGCAGGGAGGAGGGCGATGGAAGGTGCGAGTGTGGTAATGGCATCTGCCACTCCAG GACCAGCATATGCTGCACAATATGGAAATCTTGAAGCAGGATATGGTGAAAATTCAAGATCTGATCCTAACGCTTTTCATCAG AGTAGTGTCGCTGCTACTCCCCCGTTTGATCACGCTGCAGAATCTCACGCTCCACCACCAGATCCGTATGGTGTTCAAGGACAGCATGTACATGGGTTATCATTCGAGGGGGCTCAGTGa
- the LOC142528790 gene encoding uncharacterized protein LOC142528790: MRKVVSPAAWWNSYGASTPKLQKLAQKILSLTCSSSGCERNWSVSEHLHSKKRNKLEQKRLNDLVFIKYNRALRRRYDSHDTIDPIILTEVDDGSEWLLRRLEDEEPDFVHDGDDLT; this comes from the exons ATGAGAAAGGTTGTATCACCAG CTGCATGGTGGAACTCATATGGAGCTTCGACACCAAAGTTGCAAAAACTTGCCCAAAAGATACTCAGTCTCACTTGTAGCTCCTCTGGTTGCGAGCGCAATTGGAGTGTGTCTGAACAT CTTCATTCCAAGAAAAGGAATAAATTGGAGCAAAAACGCCTGAATGATTTAGtgttcatcaaatacaacagagCTCTGAGGCGTAGATACGATAGTCATGATACCATCGATCCTATCATATTGACTGAAGTGGATGATGGCAGTGAATGGCTTCTAAGGAGACTGGAGGATGAAGAGCCTGACTTTGTTCATGATGGTGATGATTTGACTTGA